From a single Streptomyces liliifuscus genomic region:
- a CDS encoding sigma-70 family RNA polymerase sigma factor: MSVDGRDESPGEGGAEAGGLPSPQVPSQGGRAKGTPSGSPEAVPPQRDRREWHDSGVLPPPIELPPADAELIERMRSGDDTAYEELFRRHADAVRRYARTCCRDAHTADDLTAEVFARMLQAVRGGRGPEHAVRAYLLTTVRRVAASWTKSARREQLVDDFAVFAAQSARGSEVSDDDTLDLGADVRAMHEAEQSMAMQAFRSLPERWQAVLWHTEVEDESPSEVATLFGLDANGTRVLASRAREGLKQAYLQAHVSVTLTSDEECARYADRLGAYARGGLRTRAERGLRKHLEECAKCRLAAGQIKEVASGIPAVVPIAVIGWFGAAGYAKAVALIAGGAGAGAAGAAGAASAAGGSSGGAGAGGGAAAEGLGAPVKAGIAAGVVAAAVAVVALALSGDEVKPKDPVAKPEPSPPVVEPRVPSPSPKPPKAEPAPNRPVPIVAPSPRPTPSPTPTPAPTPSPTPKPTPPPEPTPKPTPPPAPKPPPPPAPPAVFQWNQLEYGVTGDGTEPEMRLGESSWVWQRYGMSIADTSYANGVTVHGASSVTIDLNRTCSSYDAVVGVDDMTMGLGQVRFSVFADGARMWQSGLVQGGHRAVPVHVDLTGRKTIRLVVEPHSPFDSVALADWADSRFRCQ, translated from the coding sequence ATGAGCGTTGACGGGCGGGACGAGTCACCCGGTGAGGGTGGCGCGGAGGCCGGTGGGCTGCCGTCGCCGCAGGTGCCGAGCCAGGGCGGCCGGGCGAAGGGCACCCCCTCGGGATCCCCGGAGGCCGTTCCGCCGCAGCGGGACCGGCGCGAGTGGCACGACAGCGGCGTACTGCCGCCTCCGATCGAGTTGCCGCCCGCCGACGCCGAGCTGATCGAGCGGATGCGCTCGGGCGACGACACCGCGTACGAGGAGCTGTTCCGGCGCCACGCGGACGCCGTCCGCCGGTACGCGCGCACCTGCTGCCGGGACGCCCACACCGCGGACGACCTCACGGCCGAGGTCTTCGCCCGCATGCTCCAGGCCGTACGCGGCGGGCGCGGCCCCGAGCACGCCGTACGCGCCTATCTGCTGACGACCGTACGACGTGTCGCGGCGAGCTGGACCAAGTCGGCGAGGCGCGAGCAGCTGGTCGACGACTTCGCCGTGTTCGCGGCACAGTCCGCGCGCGGCTCCGAGGTGTCCGACGACGACACGCTGGACCTGGGCGCCGACGTCCGGGCGATGCACGAGGCCGAGCAGTCGATGGCCATGCAGGCGTTCCGGTCGCTGCCGGAGCGGTGGCAGGCCGTGCTCTGGCACACCGAGGTCGAGGACGAGTCGCCGAGCGAGGTCGCCACGCTCTTCGGGCTGGACGCCAACGGCACGCGCGTCCTTGCCAGTCGGGCCCGCGAGGGCCTCAAGCAGGCGTATCTCCAGGCCCATGTGAGCGTCACGCTCACCTCCGACGAGGAGTGCGCGCGCTATGCCGACCGGCTCGGCGCGTACGCCCGCGGCGGATTGCGCACGCGTGCCGAGCGCGGGCTGCGCAAGCACCTGGAGGAGTGCGCCAAGTGCCGGCTAGCCGCCGGTCAGATCAAGGAAGTCGCCAGCGGGATTCCCGCGGTCGTACCGATCGCCGTCATCGGCTGGTTCGGTGCCGCCGGGTACGCGAAGGCGGTCGCCCTCATCGCGGGCGGGGCGGGCGCGGGTGCGGCCGGTGCCGCGGGGGCCGCGTCGGCGGCGGGCGGCAGCTCCGGAGGTGCCGGCGCCGGTGGCGGGGCAGCGGCCGAGGGACTCGGGGCGCCCGTGAAGGCGGGTATCGCGGCCGGTGTAGTCGCTGCGGCCGTCGCCGTGGTGGCGCTCGCGCTGTCCGGTGACGAGGTGAAGCCCAAGGATCCCGTGGCCAAGCCGGAGCCGTCCCCGCCCGTCGTCGAACCGCGCGTACCGTCCCCGTCGCCGAAACCCCCGAAGGCGGAGCCCGCGCCGAACCGGCCGGTGCCGATCGTGGCGCCCTCGCCGCGTCCTACGCCGAGCCCCACCCCGACGCCCGCTCCCACGCCCAGTCCCACCCCGAAACCGACTCCCCCGCCGGAGCCGACACCCAAGCCCACGCCTCCACCGGCTCCGAAGCCTCCCCCTCCGCCCGCTCCCCCGGCGGTCTTCCAGTGGAACCAGCTGGAGTACGGCGTCACCGGCGACGGCACCGAGCCCGAGATGCGGCTCGGCGAGAGCAGCTGGGTCTGGCAGCGGTACGGCATGTCGATCGCGGACACGTCGTACGCGAACGGGGTCACCGTCCACGGCGCCTCCTCGGTCACCATCGATCTCAACCGCACGTGTTCCTCGTACGACGCGGTGGTCGGTGTCGACGACATGACGATGGGGCTCGGTCAGGTGCGGTTCTCCGTCTTCGCGGACGGGGCCCGGATGTGGCAGTCGGGGCTGGTGCAGGGCGGTCATCGCGCGGTGCCCGTGCATGTGGATCTGACCGGCAGGAAAACGATCCGCCTGGTCGTCGAGCCGCATTCGCCCTTCGACTCGGTGGCGTTGGCGGACTGGGCGGATTCACGGTTCCGGTGCCAGTGA
- a CDS encoding BTAD domain-containing putative transcriptional regulator, with protein MRYRILGVTQATDAQGKDVPLGGPRLRALLTAMALRAGRSTSPETLIDEVWPDSPSHAAPAALQALVARLRRALGKDAITSEPGGYRLATTPEDVDLFVFERLVREGRAQLDETPETAARTLREALDLWRGPALADLPDRTTAATRPESLRQEATRARVEADLRNGHAHDAVPELRELTETHPYDEPLHALLIRALRDTGRTADALAAYESARRGLADGLGTDPGPELRALHGQLLTPRPAAPAATPSPYTPTTPSRADRTGNIRPRLNSFVGREPELDAIRSELHRVRLVTLTGPGGSGKTRLAEEAAAGHPQAWLAELAPLDRPEAVTGAVVSALGLRETVLKTHEMTVQQDDPVALLIEYCAPRSQLLILDNCEHVIGAAAELAETLLTHCPRLTILATSREPLGVPGESVRPVEPLLPDPAHRLFTERAVAAYPDADVSHDPAAVDEICRRLDGLPLAIELAAARLRMLTPRQIADRLDDRFRLLTSGSRTALPRQQTLRAVVDWSWDLLDEPERTVLRELSVFAGGWDLDAAEAVCTGPVAEIVGALVDKSLVVATPCGRGISGMRYRMLETIHEYAAERAAETPELRATAERRHRAWVRALVEEADPLLRSADQLRWIGRLESDLDNIRAALHRALVAADEPELGSIVLAMGWFWWLRNFRREGATWADQVLRLGTALDRHSAGTFETSGSCDASGTSDASGSSELRDPSRRHTPEGLPDLDSVDPVEAYLADPEAEKGHPSHRTRMKLRVLDLFLRAELGQVPLNDERTQEYARVVRATMARGGPDAARFPGIIWPLMAFVLGNTEGIRDDMERSLANCREHGGDWEIGAALLFRVHVAVDSPGGMDGVDETLAELRAVARRTGDRWMLAQVSSAGGEAAMARSRFDEAKSEFEEAMRLAVEVGAYVETPFLIARLGEIAYYVGDRAEALAALNEATAAADRYAVPDSRAFVLLMRSQMAFDDQDFVRARELHEAARTEMDRGTPPAQFLAALNGLGALLTAVEASPGDGLRKLADTLREATSARCSEVVLATLTERAAGVLSDIDDHVRVVRFLAAGSRWRQGHPRPLPYSQEFDRIEAVALSRLGRPAYDTERRIGATLTPDDILKELVEAAVTATVAATAATTDSDRR; from the coding sequence GTGCGGTACAGAATCCTGGGCGTCACCCAGGCGACGGACGCCCAGGGCAAGGACGTGCCCCTGGGCGGCCCCCGCCTCCGCGCGCTCCTGACGGCGATGGCCCTGCGAGCAGGCCGAAGCACGTCTCCGGAGACCCTCATCGACGAGGTGTGGCCGGACAGCCCCTCACACGCCGCCCCCGCCGCACTCCAGGCCCTCGTAGCCCGCCTACGCCGAGCCCTCGGCAAGGACGCGATCACCTCGGAGCCCGGCGGCTACCGCCTCGCCACCACCCCCGAGGACGTGGACCTGTTCGTCTTCGAACGCCTGGTCCGCGAGGGCAGGGCACAACTGGACGAAACCCCGGAGACAGCGGCCCGCACCCTACGCGAGGCACTCGACCTGTGGCGCGGCCCGGCCCTGGCCGACCTCCCGGACCGTACGACGGCCGCGACCCGCCCGGAATCCCTCCGCCAGGAGGCGACACGCGCGCGCGTGGAGGCGGACCTGCGCAACGGCCACGCCCACGACGCCGTACCGGAGCTGAGGGAACTCACCGAGACCCACCCGTACGACGAACCCCTGCACGCCCTCCTCATCAGGGCCCTGCGCGACACGGGCCGCACGGCGGACGCCCTGGCCGCGTACGAGAGCGCCCGCCGGGGCCTGGCGGACGGCCTCGGCACGGACCCGGGCCCGGAACTCCGAGCCCTGCACGGGCAACTGCTGACCCCTCGGCCGGCGGCCCCGGCCGCCACCCCGAGCCCGTACACCCCCACCACCCCCTCAAGAGCCGACCGCACCGGCAACATCCGCCCCCGCCTGAATTCCTTCGTGGGCCGGGAACCCGAACTCGACGCCATCCGTTCCGAATTGCACAGGGTCCGACTCGTCACCCTCACGGGACCGGGCGGATCAGGCAAGACCCGCCTCGCCGAGGAAGCCGCCGCCGGGCATCCACAGGCATGGCTGGCCGAGCTCGCCCCGCTCGACCGGCCCGAGGCGGTGACAGGCGCGGTCGTCAGTGCCCTCGGTCTGCGCGAGACCGTGCTGAAGACCCACGAGATGACAGTGCAGCAGGACGACCCGGTCGCCCTGCTCATCGAGTACTGCGCCCCGCGCAGCCAGCTCCTGATCCTTGACAACTGCGAACATGTGATCGGCGCCGCGGCCGAGCTCGCCGAGACCCTCCTCACCCACTGCCCGCGCCTCACGATCCTCGCCACCAGCCGCGAACCCCTGGGCGTGCCCGGCGAGTCCGTGCGCCCGGTCGAGCCCCTGCTCCCCGACCCGGCGCACCGCCTCTTCACGGAGCGCGCGGTCGCGGCGTACCCGGACGCAGACGTCAGCCACGACCCCGCCGCCGTCGACGAGATCTGCCGCCGCCTCGACGGCCTGCCCCTGGCCATCGAGCTGGCCGCCGCCCGACTGCGCATGCTCACCCCGCGCCAGATCGCCGACCGTCTCGACGACCGTTTCCGCCTCCTCACCTCCGGCAGCCGCACGGCGCTGCCCCGCCAGCAGACCCTGCGCGCGGTCGTCGACTGGTCCTGGGACCTGCTCGACGAGCCAGAGCGGACCGTCCTGCGCGAGCTCTCCGTCTTCGCGGGCGGCTGGGACCTGGACGCCGCCGAGGCCGTGTGCACCGGACCCGTGGCCGAGATCGTCGGCGCGCTCGTCGACAAGTCCCTGGTCGTCGCGACGCCTTGCGGCCGAGGAATCAGCGGCATGCGCTACCGCATGCTGGAGACGATCCACGAGTACGCCGCGGAGCGCGCCGCCGAGACCCCCGAGCTGCGTGCCACGGCCGAGCGCCGGCACCGCGCGTGGGTCCGCGCGCTGGTCGAGGAGGCCGATCCGCTCCTGCGGTCCGCCGACCAGCTCCGGTGGATCGGCCGCCTGGAGTCCGACCTGGACAACATCCGTGCGGCACTCCACCGGGCCCTCGTCGCCGCCGACGAGCCGGAGTTGGGCTCCATCGTCCTCGCCATGGGCTGGTTCTGGTGGCTGCGCAACTTCCGCCGGGAGGGCGCGACCTGGGCGGACCAGGTCCTGCGCCTGGGCACGGCACTCGACAGACACTCCGCCGGCACCTTCGAGACTTCCGGCTCCTGCGACGCCTCCGGGACCTCCGACGCCTCCGGCTCCTCCGAGCTCCGAGACCCCTCCCGGCGACATACCCCGGAAGGGCTTCCCGACCTCGACTCCGTCGACCCCGTGGAGGCCTACCTCGCCGACCCCGAGGCCGAGAAGGGGCACCCCTCGCACCGGACCCGCATGAAACTGCGCGTGCTGGATCTCTTCCTGCGGGCGGAGCTCGGCCAGGTCCCGCTGAACGACGAGCGGACGCAGGAGTACGCCAGGGTCGTGCGGGCCACCATGGCGCGGGGCGGTCCGGACGCGGCGCGGTTCCCCGGCATCATCTGGCCGCTGATGGCGTTCGTTCTCGGCAACACCGAAGGCATCCGCGACGACATGGAGAGGTCACTGGCCAACTGCCGGGAGCACGGCGGTGACTGGGAGATCGGCGCGGCCCTCCTGTTCCGCGTCCATGTGGCCGTGGACAGCCCCGGTGGTATGGATGGCGTCGACGAGACCCTCGCGGAACTGCGGGCCGTCGCCCGGCGCACGGGGGACCGCTGGATGCTCGCCCAGGTGAGCAGCGCGGGCGGCGAGGCGGCCATGGCCCGCAGCCGTTTCGACGAGGCGAAGAGCGAGTTCGAGGAAGCCATGCGGCTCGCGGTCGAGGTGGGGGCGTATGTGGAGACGCCGTTCCTCATCGCCCGCCTCGGTGAGATCGCCTACTACGTGGGGGACCGGGCCGAGGCTCTGGCCGCGCTGAACGAGGCGACGGCCGCGGCCGATCGCTACGCGGTGCCGGACTCAAGGGCGTTCGTCCTTCTCATGCGGTCGCAGATGGCCTTCGACGACCAGGACTTCGTACGGGCCCGCGAACTGCACGAGGCGGCCCGCACGGAGATGGACCGTGGCACACCGCCGGCTCAGTTCCTCGCCGCGCTGAACGGCCTCGGCGCGCTGCTCACCGCGGTCGAGGCGAGTCCCGGGGACGGGCTGCGCAAACTGGCCGACACGCTGCGCGAGGCCACGTCCGCGCGGTGCTCGGAGGTGGTCCTCGCCACGCTGACCGAGCGGGCGGCGGGCGTCCTCAGCGACATCGACGACCACGTGCGCGTGGTCCGGTTCCTCGCTGCGGGCTCCCGATGGCGCCAGGGCCACCCCCGTCCGTTGCCCTACAGCCAGGAGTTCGACCGCATCGAGGCAGTCGCCCTGTCCCGTCTGGGCCGGCCGGCGTACGACACCGAGCGGCGCATCGGCGCGACCCTCACCCCGGACGACATCCTGAAAGAGCTCGTCGAGGCAGCGGTCACGGCCACCGTGGCAGCCACGGCCGCCACCACGGACAGCGATCGCCGCTGA
- a CDS encoding asparagine synthase-related protein, which translates to MRWLVGWSSTAARAPEIGSAGATGSDGETVHPVGSQLLWGDPDPLWAVGDWRPDEVRVVKADEQNRMAVLGTCGASDEELRVGLFAARGGALRHLTAWSGSYTAVVQVGRRLMVCGDLAGVRPVFYTPWAGGTAYSTAALPLADLIEANLDFGHLAALLAAPDVPAALQDSTPYEGVRRIPPGHALILRAGAREIAGYEQVASLAVAAPTTDPDSAVNAVRDALVEAVRARLAAPRHVPGSDIDPGPVPGMGPAERRAARGMPVPGIGADLSGGPASGTLALLAAGLPGAPGTVLGHGTGAGERLLAVTFNDLAVKGREAELERAGTLAANPRLHHVVVAGGEEVLPYAELEGPLTDEPGPSLVTAARHRARLASGSADHFTGYGARQVLDAHPARLADLLMDRKRRHLVRPVAALAKADGSVMVPARVYGAARKLSRTPYLVGIEGLADRLLHKRFEEPGGAVGASLAALTWARPGPAARWLTGEALAEVSVRLAGATTRGGVGPGQRPGDFRARSALARHASDLRILEQAAEVRFQRLHAPFLDNQVVRACRALPEALRVQPGARAAILRTVLEGAGVADLPPGWGAPSHASSTAAARTGLRVAVDDLVSLFDTPLLAQAGLVEARVVRKALRAAADGEALPLEGLADLVSLELWLRRLLDRRGTCWTGTPARQRAVPAGIRPQQGALGAGARRG; encoded by the coding sequence ATGCGGTGGTTGGTGGGATGGAGCAGTACCGCCGCTCGTGCGCCCGAGATCGGTTCGGCGGGAGCGACGGGCAGCGACGGCGAGACGGTGCACCCGGTGGGGTCCCAACTCCTGTGGGGCGACCCCGATCCGCTCTGGGCGGTCGGTGACTGGCGCCCCGACGAGGTGCGCGTCGTCAAGGCCGACGAACAGAACCGCATGGCGGTGCTCGGCACCTGCGGAGCCTCCGACGAAGAGTTGCGGGTGGGCCTGTTCGCCGCGCGCGGAGGGGCACTTCGGCATCTGACGGCCTGGTCCGGCAGCTACACGGCCGTCGTCCAGGTGGGCCGCCGCCTCATGGTCTGCGGCGATCTGGCAGGCGTCAGGCCGGTGTTCTACACCCCCTGGGCGGGCGGCACGGCGTACTCGACCGCGGCCCTCCCCCTCGCCGACCTCATCGAGGCCAACCTCGACTTCGGGCACCTGGCGGCCCTGCTCGCCGCTCCCGACGTCCCGGCCGCGCTCCAGGACTCGACTCCGTACGAGGGAGTGCGGCGCATTCCGCCGGGGCATGCGCTGATCCTGCGCGCGGGCGCACGCGAGATCGCCGGGTACGAGCAGGTGGCCTCCCTCGCCGTCGCCGCCCCCACCACCGACCCCGACAGCGCGGTGAACGCCGTACGCGACGCCCTGGTCGAGGCCGTACGCGCACGACTCGCCGCCCCGAGGCACGTACCCGGGTCGGACATAGACCCCGGTCCCGTCCCCGGCATGGGCCCCGCCGAGCGGCGCGCCGCGCGCGGCATGCCCGTGCCCGGCATCGGAGCCGACCTCTCCGGAGGACCCGCCTCGGGCACCCTCGCCCTCCTCGCCGCCGGCCTCCCGGGTGCGCCGGGCACCGTCCTGGGCCACGGCACGGGTGCCGGCGAACGCCTCCTCGCGGTCACGTTCAACGACCTGGCGGTGAAGGGCCGCGAGGCCGAACTGGAGCGGGCGGGGACGCTGGCGGCCAATCCGCGACTGCATCACGTGGTCGTCGCGGGCGGCGAAGAGGTCCTCCCCTACGCCGAGTTGGAGGGCCCGCTGACGGACGAGCCGGGACCCTCCCTGGTGACGGCCGCCCGGCACCGCGCGCGCCTGGCCTCGGGCAGCGCGGACCACTTCACCGGGTACGGCGCGCGTCAGGTCCTCGACGCGCACCCGGCCCGCCTCGCCGACCTGCTGATGGACCGCAAACGACGTCATCTGGTGCGCCCCGTCGCTGCGTTGGCGAAGGCCGACGGTTCCGTCATGGTCCCCGCGCGCGTGTACGGCGCGGCGCGCAAGCTGTCCCGTACGCCCTATCTCGTCGGTATAGAGGGACTCGCCGACCGGCTGCTGCACAAGCGGTTCGAGGAGCCGGGAGGTGCCGTGGGGGCGTCGCTCGCCGCGCTCACGTGGGCCAGACCGGGGCCCGCCGCGCGCTGGCTCACCGGTGAGGCCCTCGCTGAAGTATCGGTTCGCCTGGCGGGTGCGACGACCCGGGGCGGGGTCGGTCCGGGGCAGCGGCCGGGCGATTTCCGCGCGCGCTCGGCCTTGGCGCGGCACGCCTCGGACCTCCGGATCCTGGAACAGGCCGCGGAGGTCCGCTTCCAGCGGCTGCACGCCCCGTTCCTCGACAACCAGGTCGTACGGGCCTGTCGCGCCCTTCCCGAGGCGCTGCGGGTGCAGCCCGGGGCGCGGGCCGCGATCCTCCGTACGGTCCTTGAGGGCGCCGGTGTGGCGGACCTGCCGCCCGGCTGGGGCGCCCCGTCCCACGCGTCCTCCACGGCCGCGGCCCGTACGGGGCTCCGGGTCGCCGTGGACGACCTCGTCTCCCTCTTCGACACGCCTCTCCTCGCCCAGGCGGGCCTGGTCGAGGCCCGGGTCGTCCGCAAGGCCCTCCGGGCGGCGGCCGACGGAGAGGCCCTTCCCCTGGAAGGCCTCGCGGATTTGGTGTCCCTTGAGCTCTGGCTCCGCCGGCTGCTGGACCGCCGGGGGACGTGCTGGACGGGGACGCCCGCGAGGCAGCGGGCCGTCCCGGCGGGGATTCGGCCTCAGCAGGGGGCTTTGGGGGCGGGGGCGCGGAGGGGGTAG
- a CDS encoding MFS transporter yields MSREQRGPNEKLGAVLALAGISNAGLARRVNDLGAQRGLTLRYDKTSVARWVSKGMVPQGAAPHLIAAAIGQKLGRPVPLHEIGLADADPAPEVGLAFPRDVGQAVRSATDLYRLDLAGRRAGSGGIWQSLAGSFAVSAYATPASRWLITPADSSVARDASPLEGSGAPLKVGHSDVQKLREAAEDARRWDSKYGGGDWRSSMVPECLRVEAAPLLLGSYSDEVGRALFGASAELTRLAGWMAFDTGQQEAAQRYYIQALRLARAAADVPLGGYVLASMSLQATYRGFGDEGVDLAQAALERNRGLATARTMSFFRLVEARAHARAGDAQAAGGALKAAEGWLERARDGDHDPSWLGFYGYDRFAADAAECYRDLKAPRQVRRFTEQALSKPTEEFVRSHGLRLVVSAVAELESGNLDAACEQGVRAVEVAGRISSARTTEYVKDLLHRLEPYGDEPRVVELRERARPLLMAPA; encoded by the coding sequence ATGTCCAGGGAGCAACGCGGGCCGAACGAAAAACTCGGCGCCGTTCTCGCCCTCGCGGGAATCAGCAACGCAGGACTCGCCCGACGCGTCAACGATCTTGGCGCTCAACGCGGGTTGACTCTTCGCTACGACAAGACGTCGGTGGCGCGCTGGGTGTCGAAAGGCATGGTGCCGCAGGGTGCCGCGCCGCACCTCATCGCTGCCGCCATCGGCCAGAAGCTCGGCCGCCCGGTCCCACTCCACGAGATCGGCCTGGCGGACGCGGATCCCGCACCGGAAGTGGGCCTCGCCTTCCCCCGTGACGTAGGACAGGCCGTGCGGTCGGCCACGGATCTCTACCGTCTCGATCTCGCCGGACGCCGGGCCGGCTCCGGCGGCATCTGGCAGTCGCTCGCCGGATCATTCGCAGTGAGCGCATACGCAACTCCCGCGTCCCGGTGGCTGATAACCCCGGCCGACAGCTCGGTGGCAAGGGACGCCAGCCCGCTGGAGGGCTCCGGAGCACCGCTGAAAGTCGGCCACAGCGACGTACAGAAGCTGCGGGAGGCCGCCGAGGACGCCAGGCGCTGGGACTCCAAGTACGGAGGCGGCGACTGGCGTTCGTCCATGGTGCCGGAATGCTTACGAGTCGAGGCCGCACCCCTGCTGCTGGGCTCGTACTCGGACGAGGTCGGCCGTGCCCTCTTCGGGGCCAGCGCCGAACTCACCCGCCTGGCCGGCTGGATGGCGTTCGACACGGGCCAGCAGGAGGCCGCCCAGCGCTACTACATCCAGGCCCTGCGCCTGGCCCGCGCAGCGGCCGACGTGCCCCTCGGGGGCTACGTACTGGCCTCCATGTCCCTCCAGGCGACCTACCGCGGCTTCGGCGACGAGGGCGTCGACCTCGCCCAGGCCGCCCTGGAGCGCAACCGGGGCCTGGCCACCGCCCGCACGATGAGCTTCTTCCGCCTCGTCGAGGCACGGGCCCACGCGCGCGCGGGTGACGCCCAGGCGGCCGGCGGAGCCCTGAAGGCCGCCGAGGGCTGGCTGGAGCGGGCCCGTGACGGCGACCACGATCCGTCCTGGCTCGGCTTCTACGGCTACGACCGCTTCGCCGCCGACGCGGCCGAGTGCTACCGCGACCTCAAGGCCCCCCGCCAGGTCCGCCGCTTCACGGAGCAGGCCCTGTCGAAGCCGACGGAGGAGTTCGTACGCTCACACGGGCTGCGCCTGGTGGTGTCGGCGGTCGCCGAGCTCGAGTCGGGCAACCTCGATGCGGCGTGCGAGCAGGGGGTGCGGGCGGTGGAGGTCGCCGGGCGCATCTCGTCGGCCCGCACGACCGAGTACGTGAAGGATCTCCTTCACCGCCTTGAGCCGTACGGGGACGAGCCGCGGGTGGTGGAGCTGCGCGAGCGGGCCAGGCCGTTGCTCATGGCACCGGCCTAG
- the lhgO gene encoding L-2-hydroxyglutarate oxidase: MGRKVAYDCDVLVIGGGIVGLSTAYAITRAAPGTRVTVLEKEPGPARHQTGRNSGVIHSGIYYRPGSLKARFAVRGAAEMVKFCAEYGIAHAVTGKLIVATEREELPRLHALVQRGRENGIPVRELGASQIAEYEPEVRGLAAIHVATTGVCDFVGVARQLAEASGAHIRYTAEVTHIDRRPDLGVAVRTQDGTIIRARVLVNCAGLHCDRIARLAGDDPKMRIVPFRGEYYTLARPALVNGLVYPVPDPAFPFLGVHLTRGIDGSVHIGPNAVPALAREGYDWRTVRPRELAETLTWPGSWRIARRHWRYGAGEVHRSASKHAFTKAVRRLLPAATPDDLIPSTAGVRAQAVLRDGTLLDDFLIQESPRTVHVLNAPSPAATASLPIGREVAARALKSMTTT; encoded by the coding sequence ATGGGGCGGAAGGTCGCTTACGACTGTGACGTGCTGGTGATCGGCGGCGGAATCGTCGGTCTGTCGACGGCGTATGCGATCACGCGTGCCGCGCCGGGCACGCGGGTCACGGTGCTGGAGAAGGAACCGGGCCCTGCCCGGCACCAGACAGGGCGCAACAGCGGCGTCATCCACAGCGGGATCTACTACCGCCCGGGCTCACTCAAAGCCCGCTTCGCCGTGCGGGGCGCCGCCGAGATGGTGAAGTTCTGCGCGGAGTACGGCATCGCCCACGCCGTCACCGGCAAGCTGATCGTCGCCACGGAGCGCGAAGAGCTGCCCCGCCTGCACGCACTGGTCCAGCGAGGCCGGGAGAACGGCATTCCGGTCCGCGAGCTGGGCGCCTCCCAGATCGCGGAGTACGAGCCCGAGGTGCGGGGCCTGGCCGCGATCCACGTGGCCACAACAGGCGTGTGCGACTTCGTGGGCGTGGCCCGCCAACTCGCGGAGGCGTCCGGCGCCCACATCCGCTACACCGCGGAGGTCACACACATCGACCGCCGCCCGGACCTCGGAGTGGCAGTCCGCACCCAGGACGGCACGATCATCCGCGCCCGGGTCCTGGTCAACTGCGCCGGCCTCCACTGCGACAGAATCGCCCGCCTGGCGGGCGACGACCCCAAAATGCGGATCGTCCCCTTCAGAGGCGAGTACTACACCCTGGCCCGCCCCGCCCTGGTGAACGGCCTCGTCTATCCCGTCCCGGACCCGGCCTTCCCCTTCCTCGGCGTCCACCTCACCCGGGGCATCGACGGAAGCGTCCACATCGGCCCCAACGCGGTCCCGGCCCTGGCCCGAGAGGGCTACGACTGGCGGACCGTACGCCCCCGCGAGCTGGCAGAGACCCTCACCTGGCCAGGTTCCTGGCGCATAGCCCGCCGACACTGGCGCTACGGAGCCGGCGAAGTACACCGCTCGGCGTCGAAGCACGCTTTCACCAAGGCAGTCCGCCGCCTGCTCCCGGCCGCCACCCCCGACGACCTGATCCCCTCGACCGCAGGCGTCCGAGCCCAGGCAGTCCTGAGAGACGGCACCCTCCTGGACGACTTCCTGATCCAGGAATCCCCCCGCACGGTCCACGTACTGAACGCCCCCTCCCCCGCAGCCACAGCCTCCCTCCCCATCGGCCGAGAGGTGGCGGCCCGAGCCCTCAAGTCAATGACAACCACCTGA
- the trmB gene encoding tRNA (guanosine(46)-N7)-methyltransferase TrmB has product MPPDKPTTPRKPRPKGEPRFPDGPRPDPAGSHFERRIRSFQPRRSRVTQGQADALQRLWPKWGLDIDGRHPLDLKDLFAADLPVVLEIGFGMGEATAQMATEDPTTGILAVDVHTPGQGNLLNLADRAGLSNLRVANGDAIILLREMLTPDSLDGLRVYFPDPWPKKRHHKRRLIQPEFLTLAASRLKPGALLHCATDWEPYAEVMLEVLTAHPDFENTQPDGGYAPRPDFRPLTRFEGQGLDKGHVVNDLLFRRVPHTATDN; this is encoded by the coding sequence ATGCCCCCCGACAAGCCGACCACCCCCAGGAAGCCCCGCCCAAAGGGCGAGCCCCGCTTCCCCGACGGCCCCCGCCCCGACCCCGCCGGCTCCCACTTCGAGCGAAGAATCCGCAGCTTCCAGCCCCGAAGAAGCCGAGTGACCCAGGGCCAGGCGGACGCACTCCAGCGCCTGTGGCCCAAGTGGGGCCTGGACATCGACGGCCGGCACCCCCTCGACCTCAAGGATCTCTTCGCCGCCGACCTCCCGGTCGTCCTGGAGATTGGCTTCGGCATGGGCGAGGCCACCGCGCAGATGGCCACCGAGGACCCCACCACCGGCATCCTCGCCGTGGACGTCCACACCCCGGGCCAGGGCAACCTCCTGAACCTCGCGGACCGAGCCGGCCTGTCCAACCTCCGCGTGGCCAACGGCGACGCGATCATCCTGCTCCGCGAGATGCTGACCCCGGACTCCCTCGACGGCCTGCGCGTCTATTTCCCTGACCCCTGGCCCAAGAAGCGCCACCACAAGCGCCGCCTGATCCAGCCGGAGTTCCTCACCCTCGCCGCGTCCCGCCTCAAGCCGGGCGCACTGCTGCACTGCGCGACGGACTGGGAACCGTACGCCGAGGTCATGCTCGAAGTCCTCACCGCCCACCCGGACTTCGAGAACACCCAGCCGGACGGCGGCTACGCGCCACGCCCCGACTTCCGCCCCCTGACGCGTTTCGAGGGCCAGGGCCTGGACAAGGGACACGTGGTGAACGATCTGCTCTTCCGCCGCGTACCGCATACCGCGACGGACAACTAG